Proteins encoded in a region of the Ancylomarina subtilis genome:
- a CDS encoding alpha/beta fold hydrolase, which produces MKKITTTITLLVLFSLSVSANLQSIQVEVKGKGKPVLLLPGFTCTGDVWNETVAEISETNECHIVTYAGFGNVPALDTLWLQTIKQDLDMYIEQNKFEDLSIIGHSMGGTLALWLASDKKHDIKNLLVVDALPCMGALMIPNYSSETITYDTPYARNLLSMSDSDFSGMAMNFAKFMCKNTSKHEQIANWIKISDRKTYVHGYFDLLKIDLRKSLSKIDIPVRILAAANPSKSMVENAYNEQYALLDNKDVIYIENSAHFIMYDQYDVYIENVKQILE; this is translated from the coding sequence ATGAAGAAGATTACAACAACTATTACACTTTTAGTATTATTCAGTCTTAGTGTATCGGCAAATTTACAATCAATACAAGTTGAGGTAAAAGGAAAAGGTAAGCCCGTTTTGTTGCTGCCAGGTTTCACATGTACAGGTGATGTTTGGAATGAGACCGTAGCAGAGATATCAGAGACTAACGAATGTCATATTGTTACCTATGCTGGTTTTGGGAATGTTCCTGCTCTTGATACTTTGTGGTTGCAAACTATAAAACAAGATTTAGATATGTATATTGAGCAGAACAAATTTGAAGATTTATCGATTATAGGTCATAGCATGGGCGGAACTCTCGCTCTTTGGTTAGCTAGTGATAAAAAACACGATATAAAAAACCTATTAGTTGTTGACGCTTTACCTTGTATGGGTGCATTGATGATCCCCAATTACTCAAGTGAGACGATTACTTATGATACGCCATATGCTAGGAATTTATTAAGCATGTCTGATTCCGATTTTAGTGGAATGGCTATGAATTTTGCAAAGTTTATGTGTAAAAATACATCTAAACATGAACAGATCGCAAATTGGATAAAGATATCAGATAGAAAAACATATGTGCATGGTTATTTCGATCTATTAAAGATCGATTTGCGAAAATCGCTTTCTAAAATTGATATTCCAGTTAGAATATTGGCTGCAGCCAATCCATCAAAGAGTATGGTAGAAAATGCATATAATGAGCAGTATGCTCTTTTAGATAATAAAGACGTTATATATATTGAAAATTCAGCACATTTTATTATGTATGATCAATATGATGTTTATATTGAGAATGTAAAACAGATTCTAGAGTAA
- a CDS encoding YjjW family glycine radical enzyme activase — MSELQANISGIIKSSVIDGPGNRMVIFFQGCNLNCMYCHNSHTIGLCNMCGLCVQNCPTQSLKIDASNKHIIHNTSTCTHCDSCLKNCPENSSPFYKKMTVDDLISEIIEVKNFISGITVSGGEVMLQAKFLHQLFTAVKKHPELNKLSILVDSNGNTEQNKWDLLLDWVDGFMLDIKAYSPQNHNRITGYANEKILKSIQYLNSENKLDEIRFVLVPGFNNDKAEIENISNLIQSLSPEVRKVLIKLRKHGIRDKYHYLSEPTQQEIEQAVKILKADKHQLIVI; from the coding sequence ATGAGCGAACTGCAGGCCAATATTAGTGGCATCATCAAATCGAGTGTGATTGATGGCCCCGGAAACAGAATGGTTATTTTCTTTCAAGGCTGTAACCTCAATTGCATGTATTGTCACAATTCACACACGATCGGACTGTGCAATATGTGCGGGCTTTGTGTACAAAACTGCCCGACACAAAGTTTAAAAATTGATGCCTCGAACAAACACATCATACATAACACGAGTACCTGTACGCATTGTGACTCCTGCTTAAAAAATTGTCCTGAAAACAGCAGCCCTTTCTATAAGAAGATGACTGTTGATGACCTGATTTCAGAGATTATTGAGGTAAAGAATTTTATTTCAGGAATTACAGTTTCAGGTGGCGAAGTCATGTTGCAAGCAAAATTCTTACATCAATTATTTACTGCAGTAAAAAAGCATCCTGAGCTTAATAAACTTTCGATTTTGGTTGATTCCAATGGAAATACCGAGCAAAACAAATGGGATCTTCTACTCGATTGGGTTGATGGTTTCATGCTTGACATTAAAGCATACTCCCCTCAAAATCACAACAGAATTACGGGCTACGCAAATGAAAAAATATTGAAATCAATTCAATATCTAAACTCCGAAAACAAGTTAGATGAAATCCGTTTTGTACTTGTACCGGGTTTTAATAACGACAAAGCAGAAATCGAAAACATATCAAATTTGATACAATCCCTTTCTCCTGAGGTAAGAAAAGTGTTAATCAAATTACGTAAGCATGGTATTCGGGATAAATATCATTATCTGTCAGAACCCACTCAGCAGGAAATAGAGCAAGCAGTCAAAATACTTAAGGCTGACAAACATCAGCTCATTGTTATCTAG
- the rnhA gene encoding ribonuclease HI, giving the protein MGRKITMYTDGACSGNPGPGGYGTVLISGKHRKDLAEGYKLTTNNRMELLAVIVGLEALKEEGCDVTIYSDSKYVVDAVEKKWVFGWEKKRFKDKKNPDLWLRFLKIYRKHQVKFIWVKGHANIPGNELADKLAVMASQKPNLPEDTGYKA; this is encoded by the coding sequence ATGGGAAGAAAAATTACCATGTATACCGATGGCGCATGTAGTGGCAATCCTGGCCCTGGAGGCTACGGAACTGTCTTGATATCGGGCAAACACCGCAAAGATTTAGCAGAAGGATACAAATTAACAACCAATAACCGTATGGAGCTTCTTGCCGTAATCGTTGGTTTGGAAGCTCTGAAGGAAGAGGGGTGTGATGTGACAATTTATTCTGACTCGAAATATGTTGTTGATGCGGTTGAGAAGAAGTGGGTTTTTGGTTGGGAAAAAAAACGTTTTAAGGACAAGAAGAATCCTGATCTTTGGCTGCGATTTCTTAAAATATATCGCAAACATCAGGTCAAATTTATTTGGGTGAAAGGACATGCCAATATACCTGGTAATGAATTGGCCGATAAATTGGCAGTAATGGCTTCTCAAAAGCCGAATCTACCTGAAGATACCGGATATAAAGCTTAA
- a CDS encoding S46 family peptidase: MRKLASLVLVLSLLLSFSPAKADEGMWLLSLLKKQNVAEMQEMGLKLSAQDIYDINNNCLKDAIVGLGREGRPFRHFCTGEIISDQGLFLTNHHCGFPSIQSHSTTEHDYLADGFWAYDKSEELTNEGLTASILVRMEDVTKKVLSTVNDKMTEDERYAAIEKVAKEIETETEKDSEYKASVKSMFEGNQYFLFVYQIYQDVRLVGAPPSSMGKFGGDTDNWMWPRHTADFSMFRIYTDANGKPAKYSPDNVPLKPKHHLPVSIKGVQEKDFAMIMGFPGTTNRYLTSFGLEETMKITNQNRYDIRTVKLNTLKEDMAADQKIRIQYASKYAGSANYWKYSNEQNKALKSLNTMAAKKEIEADYLAWVNKKTKRVAKYGEALNLIEKAYADRKETRNALSYLGEALLQGPEMYMFAVKSTGLMKKLSAEEQDKDAITKTIEGLKGAAKAFYKDYNMSTDQKLMVALFTKYAEDIELEKRPEIFKVIAEEYNNNFGKFAEAVYSKSVFANQESFDKFIENPTAEAISNDMAFKVGSSIIDAYRAIAGEMSAGAEQLQKGKRLFVDGLLQMNKKKNMAPDANSTLRLTYGTVGGYSPKDAVYYKHFTTLKGVMEKEDATNPEFVVPAKLKELYSNKDFGQYADQDGRLHTCFLTNSDITGGNSGSPVINGNGELIGTAFDGNSEAMSGDIDFEDNLQRCINLDVRYTLFIIEKYAGAKNLIEEMTIVK, from the coding sequence ATGAGAAAATTAGCATCATTGGTTTTGGTTTTAAGCCTTTTGTTGAGTTTTAGCCCTGCTAAAGCTGACGAAGGAATGTGGCTTTTATCATTACTTAAGAAACAAAATGTTGCAGAAATGCAGGAAATGGGCCTTAAATTAAGCGCTCAGGATATTTATGACATTAACAACAATTGCTTGAAAGATGCGATTGTTGGTTTAGGAAGAGAAGGAAGACCTTTCCGTCATTTCTGTACTGGTGAAATTATTTCTGATCAGGGATTATTTCTAACCAACCACCACTGTGGATTCCCGTCTATTCAATCTCACTCTACAACTGAGCACGACTATCTTGCTGATGGTTTTTGGGCTTATGACAAGAGTGAAGAGTTGACTAATGAAGGCTTAACTGCTTCTATCTTGGTTCGTATGGAAGACGTAACGAAGAAAGTTTTATCAACAGTAAATGATAAAATGACAGAAGATGAGCGTTATGCTGCAATTGAAAAAGTTGCTAAAGAAATTGAAACTGAGACAGAGAAAGATTCAGAATACAAGGCTAGCGTTAAAAGCATGTTCGAAGGCAATCAGTACTTCCTTTTTGTTTATCAAATTTATCAGGATGTGCGTTTGGTAGGTGCTCCTCCATCATCAATGGGTAAATTTGGTGGTGATACCGACAACTGGATGTGGCCACGTCATACTGCAGACTTCTCGATGTTCCGTATCTATACCGATGCTAACGGAAAACCAGCTAAATATTCACCTGATAATGTACCATTGAAACCTAAGCATCACTTACCTGTTTCAATTAAAGGTGTTCAGGAAAAAGATTTCGCAATGATTATGGGTTTCCCTGGAACTACAAACCGTTACCTAACTTCTTTTGGTTTGGAGGAAACAATGAAAATTACGAATCAGAATCGTTACGATATCAGAACAGTTAAGCTGAATACTCTTAAAGAAGATATGGCTGCTGATCAGAAGATTCGTATTCAGTATGCTTCAAAATATGCAGGTTCGGCTAACTATTGGAAATACTCAAATGAGCAGAATAAAGCTTTAAAGAGCTTAAACACAATGGCTGCGAAAAAAGAGATTGAAGCTGATTATTTAGCTTGGGTTAATAAAAAGACCAAAAGAGTTGCTAAATATGGCGAAGCATTAAACTTGATTGAGAAAGCTTATGCTGATCGAAAAGAAACTCGTAATGCTTTATCATATCTAGGTGAAGCTCTTTTACAAGGTCCTGAAATGTATATGTTTGCAGTTAAATCTACTGGTTTAATGAAGAAACTATCTGCTGAGGAACAAGATAAAGACGCTATAACTAAAACTATTGAAGGCCTTAAAGGAGCTGCAAAAGCATTCTATAAGGACTACAATATGTCAACTGATCAGAAGTTAATGGTTGCTCTTTTTACCAAATATGCTGAAGATATTGAATTGGAAAAACGTCCCGAGATCTTTAAGGTAATCGCTGAAGAATACAATAACAACTTTGGAAAATTCGCAGAAGCCGTTTATTCAAAATCAGTATTTGCTAATCAAGAGTCCTTTGATAAGTTTATTGAGAATCCAACTGCCGAAGCTATTTCAAATGATATGGCATTCAAAGTAGGGAGTTCAATAATTGATGCATATAGAGCGATTGCCGGCGAAATGAGTGCGGGTGCTGAGCAACTTCAGAAAGGTAAGCGTTTGTTTGTTGACGGTTTATTGCAAATGAACAAGAAGAAGAATATGGCTCCGGATGCAAATTCAACTTTGCGTCTTACTTATGGTACTGTTGGCGGTTATTCTCCTAAGGATGCTGTTTACTACAAGCATTTCACAACTCTTAAAGGTGTGATGGAGAAGGAAGATGCGACAAATCCTGAATTTGTTGTTCCTGCTAAATTGAAAGAATTATACAGCAACAAAGATTTTGGTCAATATGCAGATCAGGATGGCAGACTTCACACGTGTTTCTTAACCAACAGTGATATTACTGGTGGTAATTCAGGTTCTCCTGTGATTAACGGAAACGGTGAATTAATTGGTACTGCTTTTGATGGTAATTCTGAAGCAATGTCTGGCGATATCGATTTTGAAGATAACCTACAAAGATGTATCAACCTTGATGTTCGTTATACTCTTTTCATCATTGAAAAATACGCAGGTGCTAAAAACCTAATCGAGGAGATGACTATTGTAAAATAA
- a CDS encoding RNA polymerase sigma factor, with protein sequence MSKDKMFNTLYKDNYATVYRLCLSYVSGNNEIADDLVQEVFVKIWQNSDSFREESQISTWIYRITVNTCLMHLRKVKKLQERYTDEIPDLANDDEDELKVEKLKLLRSCMHKLNEMGKILISLVLEDVSQKEIAEIVGLTNENVRVKIHRNKGKLFKCISSKEMQNTL encoded by the coding sequence ATGAGTAAAGATAAGATGTTTAATACCCTGTATAAGGATAATTATGCGACGGTATATCGATTGTGTTTATCTTATGTATCGGGGAATAATGAAATTGCTGATGACCTGGTGCAAGAGGTATTTGTTAAGATTTGGCAAAACTCAGATAGCTTTCGAGAAGAATCCCAGATAAGCACCTGGATATATAGAATAACCGTGAACACCTGTTTAATGCATCTTCGTAAAGTTAAGAAACTACAGGAGAGGTATACCGATGAAATACCTGACCTAGCTAATGACGATGAGGATGAGTTGAAGGTTGAAAAATTGAAGTTATTACGCTCATGTATGCACAAGCTAAATGAGATGGGTAAGATTTTGATATCACTCGTTTTAGAGGATGTTTCGCAGAAGGAAATTGCAGAGATAGTAGGCTTGACCAATGAAAATGTAAGGGTTAAGATTCACAGAAATAAAGGCAAGCTTTTTAAATGTATCAGCAGTAAGGAAATGCAAAATACTTTATAG
- a CDS encoding metallophosphoesterase, whose protein sequence is MAYFDPDSTYIDSLRVPSYIEGPHVKYSAPNRVEAFYIKHDSLKNKTKIIRKYFRYKNDTVRFKGFAGTDTADYIIPRNIKPQSSLIQTEGKIAVFGDIHGEYESLVAMLRYNKIIDKHNNWIWANGQLVFTGDVFDRGDKVTECLWLLFNLEMQAQKAGGNVHFLLGNHEMMALLFDNRYVDDKYLHAAHAYKYHYSHFFGKHTILGKWLRARNTVIRINKLLFVHAGLSPKFMEKKMSIQNINEGMRYHINNYTELSDTSMVDLFLYSESPLWYRGYLSRTETYSRISLSEVVQTLDFYDAIVIIFGHTPVAKVYPFYSFKLIAMDVPIGDPNFIDQGLLIDNQMYYRIFAHKEKERIK, encoded by the coding sequence ATGGCATATTTTGATCCTGATTCGACTTATATTGATTCACTTAGGGTGCCTAGTTATATTGAGGGACCTCATGTGAAATACAGTGCGCCAAATCGAGTTGAGGCTTTTTATATCAAGCATGATAGTTTGAAAAATAAAACGAAAATTATTCGTAAATATTTTAGATATAAAAACGACACAGTTCGTTTCAAAGGCTTTGCGGGCACAGATACGGCAGACTATATCATCCCCCGGAATATTAAACCGCAGTCGAGTTTGATTCAAACGGAGGGGAAGATTGCTGTTTTTGGAGATATACATGGCGAGTATGAATCCTTGGTTGCTATGCTGCGTTACAATAAGATTATCGACAAGCATAACAATTGGATTTGGGCAAATGGGCAACTCGTTTTTACAGGTGATGTTTTTGACCGCGGGGATAAAGTTACTGAGTGTTTGTGGTTATTATTTAATTTGGAAATGCAAGCGCAAAAAGCAGGAGGCAATGTTCATTTTCTTTTGGGCAATCACGAAATGATGGCCCTGTTGTTTGATAATCGTTATGTTGACGATAAATATTTGCATGCAGCACATGCATATAAATATCATTATTCTCATTTTTTTGGTAAACACACCATCCTTGGTAAATGGTTGAGAGCTCGAAATACGGTAATCCGTATTAATAAGCTCCTGTTTGTTCATGCTGGTCTATCACCTAAATTTATGGAAAAGAAGATGAGTATTCAGAATATTAATGAGGGGATGCGTTATCATATCAATAATTACACTGAGCTATCGGATACTTCCATGGTTGATTTATTCTTATATTCAGAGAGTCCTTTGTGGTATAGAGGCTATCTTTCAAGGACTGAAACATATTCGAGAATAAGCCTGAGTGAGGTGGTTCAGACTTTAGATTTTTATGACGCTATAGTTATTATATTCGGGCATACACCCGTTGCTAAGGTTTATCCTTTTTATTCGTTTAAACTGATTGCAATGGATGTCCCTATTGGGGATCCGAATTTTATTGACCAAGGCTTATTGATAGATAATCAGATGTATTACCGTATATTTGCACACAAGGAAAAAGAACGAATAAAATAG
- a CDS encoding OsmC family protein, whose protein sequence is MTTVKTTYLGDLRTENIHLQSGNKIYTDAPVDNQGKGEAFSPTDLMATSFGSCIMTIMGIVARDNNIDIVGTELNITKIMAADPRRVDEVVAEFIFPDKAYTDDEKKIIESVAGTSPVPLSVSPNMKQSIKIIWPK, encoded by the coding sequence ATGACAACAGTAAAAACAACCTACTTAGGCGATCTAAGAACTGAAAATATTCACTTGCAATCGGGAAATAAAATTTACACCGATGCGCCCGTTGACAACCAAGGTAAAGGCGAAGCTTTTTCGCCAACCGATTTGATGGCTACCTCATTTGGATCGTGCATTATGACCATCATGGGCATTGTGGCTCGTGATAACAATATCGATATTGTTGGAACAGAATTGAACATTACTAAAATAATGGCAGCTGATCCTCGTCGTGTCGATGAAGTGGTTGCTGAATTTATTTTCCCTGACAAAGCCTACACGGATGATGAAAAGAAAATCATCGAATCAGTCGCAGGAACAAGTCCGGTCCCACTAAGTGTGAGTCCAAACATGAAGCAAAGCATTAAAATAATTTGGCCTAAATAG
- a CDS encoding ribonuclease HII, with product MGLLLAFDKDKIEAGCDEAGRGCLAGPVVAAAVILPPKFKNGILDDSKKLSEKKRYALRDIIEKEALAWAVGIVSPEEIDKINILNASFLAMHRAIDQLGVKPEQLLIDGNRFNPYHNTPHHCIIKGDGKYLSIAAASVLAKTYRDDLMLEMHNKYPAYDWDSNKGYPTKKHRLAIREFGITPHHRKTFGMQPDQLCLKL from the coding sequence ATGGGATTACTTTTAGCATTTGATAAAGATAAAATTGAGGCAGGTTGCGATGAAGCTGGTCGAGGTTGTTTGGCTGGACCAGTTGTAGCAGCAGCGGTGATTCTTCCTCCCAAATTCAAGAATGGCATTCTTGATGATTCTAAAAAGCTTAGCGAAAAAAAACGATATGCCCTTAGAGATATTATTGAAAAGGAAGCCTTAGCCTGGGCTGTAGGAATTGTTAGTCCTGAGGAGATTGATAAGATTAATATTCTGAACGCTTCTTTTTTAGCTATGCACAGAGCCATTGATCAGCTTGGTGTTAAGCCGGAGCAACTCTTAATCGATGGGAATCGTTTTAATCCTTATCACAATACACCACATCATTGTATTATAAAAGGCGATGGGAAATACTTATCTATAGCCGCAGCTTCTGTTTTAGCAAAAACATATCGCGACGATCTGATGTTGGAGATGCACAACAAGTATCCTGCATATGATTGGGATAGTAACAAAGGCTATCCGACAAAAAAACATCGACTAGCCATTCGTGAATTTGGTATCACACCGCATCATCGCAAAACGTTTGGTATGCAACCTGACCAACTGTGCTTAAAATTGTAG
- a CDS encoding YjjI family glycine radical enzyme: protein MEEIKNRVHTVLTDGSLDYKQKKHHLAYIAESTQSYPEVSTEAMTALNEKVICDLFEGSAPYRPRYILPDYKLALKKGVKYLELEPPTDLDEAINFLSILYVHIPSITGYSVYLGNIDQLLLPFVSDLSEEAIYKKLKLFWRYIDRTLPDAFVHANIGPEDNVIARTILRIERELKQVVPNLTLKYDTDKTSEEFLIEAAKTVFEVAKPHITNHKMTAADFKADYGVVSCYNSLPEGGGSHTLIRLNLKKITDSHKGSTEAFISDTLPKYCQMTLDIIEARIKYLVETVNYFQNDFLAQEGIISLKNFSAMFGFYALAECVNQLMKNSGQNFSYGKDEVANQLGHRILEEMKRQVDSRQLPYCEANNGKAFFHSQSGIDIDIEETAGARIPIGEEPDIYAHINAVAPHHHLFNGGISDIFHFNETIKRNPSAIVDIIKGAFKKGMRMFTFNLSNSEFIRITGYLVRRSDLKDFREEGSRYGSALFAANSMDNADVDKRIAKRIDSHERTAGQY, encoded by the coding sequence ATGGAAGAGATTAAGAATAGAGTCCACACAGTTTTAACAGATGGAAGTCTGGATTACAAGCAAAAAAAACACCACTTAGCCTATATTGCCGAAAGCACACAAAGCTATCCTGAGGTATCGACCGAAGCGATGACTGCTTTAAATGAGAAGGTGATTTGTGATTTATTCGAAGGCTCAGCACCCTATCGCCCCCGCTACATTCTTCCTGATTACAAGTTGGCTTTAAAAAAAGGGGTAAAATACCTCGAACTTGAACCGCCAACAGATTTGGATGAAGCCATCAATTTTCTTTCCATTCTTTATGTTCATATCCCTTCAATAACTGGTTATTCGGTTTATTTGGGGAATATCGATCAGCTATTACTTCCCTTTGTAAGCGATTTATCAGAGGAAGCTATTTACAAAAAGTTAAAACTCTTTTGGCGATACATCGACAGAACTCTGCCTGACGCTTTTGTTCATGCCAACATTGGTCCTGAGGATAATGTGATTGCCCGGACAATATTGAGAATAGAGCGAGAACTCAAACAGGTGGTTCCAAATCTGACATTAAAATACGATACAGATAAAACATCTGAAGAATTTCTAATTGAGGCTGCAAAAACAGTTTTCGAAGTCGCGAAACCTCATATTACCAACCACAAAATGACGGCTGCCGATTTTAAAGCTGATTATGGTGTTGTAAGCTGTTATAATTCCCTGCCCGAAGGCGGCGGTTCTCATACTCTTATTCGTCTTAACCTGAAAAAAATTACGGACAGTCACAAAGGAAGTACCGAAGCTTTTATATCAGACACCCTTCCTAAATATTGCCAAATGACTCTGGACATTATTGAAGCAAGGATTAAATATTTGGTTGAAACAGTCAACTATTTTCAAAACGATTTTCTGGCTCAGGAAGGTATCATATCTCTTAAAAACTTCTCTGCTATGTTTGGTTTCTACGCCCTAGCAGAGTGCGTGAATCAATTGATGAAGAATAGTGGTCAGAACTTCAGCTATGGTAAAGATGAAGTAGCCAATCAACTGGGACATCGAATCCTTGAGGAAATGAAAAGGCAGGTTGATTCAAGACAATTACCATATTGTGAAGCCAATAATGGCAAAGCCTTTTTCCATTCCCAATCAGGAATAGATATCGATATTGAAGAAACCGCCGGAGCCCGAATTCCAATCGGCGAAGAACCTGATATTTACGCTCACATAAACGCCGTCGCCCCGCATCATCATTTGTTCAATGGGGGGATTAGCGACATATTCCATTTTAATGAAACCATTAAAAGAAACCCCTCTGCTATTGTAGATATTATCAAAGGGGCCTTTAAAAAGGGAATGCGAATGTTCACGTTTAACTTATCAAATAGTGAATTTATTCGAATTACGGGCTACTTGGTTCGCCGAAGTGATCTGAAAGATTTTAGAGAGGAAGGTTCAAGATATGGCAGCGCACTTTTTGCAGCCAATTCTATGGATAATGCCGATGTCGATAAGCGTATCGCAAAAAGAATTGATTCACATGAGCGAACTGCAGGCCAATATTAG
- a CDS encoding NAD-dependent epimerase/dehydratase family protein has product MILVTGGTGLVGSHLLFDLAKKGESIRALKRENSSLLDVRECFSYYTDSADELFDKIEWVNGDMLDIESLENALEGITKVYHCAAIVSFKKADKAKIKRINVEGTRNLVNTCLDHKIQKLCFVSSVAALGTPEEKDEVVSETTPWSPEDKRSDYSMSKFNSELEVWRGIEEGLDAVIVNPSIILGPGHWHKGSSLLFTSVAKGMKYFTRGITGYVDVRDVSKAMIQLMDSDIKNQRFLLNSDNCSYEFIFKTIAKALNLPEPNKYASPFLTGIAWRLAYLKKIFLFKEPSFTKATARSSHNCTYYSNQKIKETLDFKFIDIKKSIEDTVKYFPQ; this is encoded by the coding sequence ATGATTCTAGTTACTGGCGGTACCGGTCTGGTCGGTTCACACTTACTTTTCGATTTGGCAAAAAAAGGCGAAAGCATTCGTGCCTTAAAAAGAGAAAACAGCTCTTTACTGGATGTCCGTGAATGCTTTTCCTATTATACCGATTCTGCAGATGAACTCTTTGATAAGATTGAATGGGTAAATGGTGATATGCTGGATATTGAGTCTTTGGAAAATGCCCTCGAAGGCATCACAAAAGTCTATCATTGTGCCGCTATTGTTTCATTCAAAAAAGCTGATAAGGCAAAAATAAAACGAATTAATGTAGAAGGCACACGCAATCTCGTTAATACCTGCTTGGATCATAAAATTCAAAAACTCTGCTTTGTTAGTTCTGTTGCAGCGCTGGGGACTCCCGAAGAAAAAGACGAAGTTGTATCCGAAACAACACCCTGGAGTCCTGAAGATAAACGCTCTGATTATTCGATGAGTAAATTCAATTCGGAACTTGAAGTTTGGCGGGGTATCGAAGAAGGATTAGATGCCGTTATTGTCAACCCCTCTATCATATTGGGACCAGGTCATTGGCACAAAGGATCATCACTACTATTCACATCTGTAGCTAAAGGCATGAAATACTTTACCCGTGGCATTACCGGTTATGTCGATGTCAGAGATGTCAGTAAAGCTATGATTCAGCTTATGGATTCAGATATTAAAAATCAACGTTTTCTACTGAATTCTGATAATTGCAGCTACGAATTCATCTTCAAGACGATTGCAAAAGCATTGAACCTACCGGAGCCAAACAAATATGCTTCACCCTTTTTAACAGGAATTGCCTGGAGACTGGCTTATTTAAAAAAGATTTTCCTATTTAAAGAACCCAGCTTCACTAAAGCCACTGCTCGATCATCACACAACTGCACCTATTACTCCAATCAGAAAATTAAGGAGACTTTGGATTTTAAATTTATTGATATTAAGAAAAGTATTGAAGATACTGTAAAGTATTTTCCACAATAG
- a CDS encoding DUF4956 domain-containing protein, giving the protein MDLLLNSPEIPTEMLGGNFIDLVLRFGLNLLATIFVIIFVYFRATGKRSYVFTYILISTTIFFLCFLLGSIDLQLGFALGLFAIFGIIRYRTDTIPIKEMTYLFLVITLSVINSLASIEVSLSTIVFTNLTLMATTWLMERVWMKRHLARRSLIYDRMDLIHPDKRQELIDDIYERTGIEVVRFKLGQIDLSKKSVRLTIFYKEDITPNVLSDPEMSDKDFE; this is encoded by the coding sequence ATGGATCTACTTTTAAATTCACCCGAGATACCCACAGAAATGTTAGGAGGCAATTTTATTGATTTGGTGTTACGTTTTGGACTAAATCTTTTGGCAACCATATTCGTTATTATATTCGTCTATTTTAGAGCGACAGGTAAGCGGTCTTATGTGTTCACCTATATTTTAATTTCAACAACCATATTCTTTTTGTGTTTCCTTTTGGGGAGTATCGATCTGCAATTGGGATTTGCATTAGGTTTATTCGCCATATTTGGTATTATTCGTTATCGAACCGATACCATTCCAATTAAGGAAATGACCTATCTATTTTTGGTCATTACGCTTTCTGTAATTAATTCGTTAGCTAGTATAGAGGTCAGTTTGAGTACAATTGTATTTACCAATCTGACTTTGATGGCAACCACTTGGTTGATGGAAAGAGTTTGGATGAAGCGTCATTTGGCTCGAAGAAGTTTGATATACGATCGGATGGATTTAATTCATCCAGACAAGAGGCAAGAACTAATAGATGATATTTATGAAAGAACTGGCATTGAAGTTGTTCGGTTCAAATTAGGCCAAATTGATTTGTCAAAGAAAAGTGTGAGACTCACTATTTTTTATAAAGAAGATATTACCCCTAATGTTCTTTCTGATCCGGAAATGTCTGATAAAGACTTTGAATAA
- a CDS encoding DUF4268 domain-containing protein, translating to MYTKEEAKAIKIGFWDGFKRYSKKKGRKMTSWVLKGTQIKEVQLKFDLNEQGAFVMLQVDSKLDTNRLSVFERFEKYKPVINETCGQELVWNKHYFIKGFKEVSVIYYQLPEVSIFNKEDWEKCYDFFFKHMVLLEEAFLDVKEVVMYKA from the coding sequence ATGTACACAAAGGAAGAAGCTAAAGCTATAAAGATTGGATTTTGGGATGGATTTAAGCGGTACTCTAAGAAAAAGGGGCGCAAAATGACTTCCTGGGTACTAAAGGGAACGCAAATAAAAGAAGTTCAGCTTAAATTCGATTTAAATGAACAAGGTGCTTTTGTAATGCTTCAAGTTGACAGCAAATTGGATACAAACAGGTTATCTGTCTTCGAACGTTTTGAAAAATACAAACCTGTAATTAATGAAACTTGCGGACAAGAATTAGTTTGGAACAAACATTACTTTATAAAAGGTTTCAAAGAAGTGAGTGTGATCTACTACCAGCTTCCTGAGGTTTCAATTTTTAATAAGGAAGACTGGGAAAAATGTTATGATTTTTTCTTTAAGCATATGGTACTACTTGAAGAAGCATTTCTTGATGTGAAAGAAGTTGTGATGTATAAAGCCTAA